In Hymenobacter sublimis, a single genomic region encodes these proteins:
- the rpsO gene encoding 30S ribosomal protein S15, with the protein MKLTTEAKQAIFEKNSLQKSANDTGSAESQIALFTTRITHLTEHLKVNKKDYSTRLGLLKLVGKRRRMLDYLQHREINRYRAIIKELGIRK; encoded by the coding sequence TGAAGCAAAACAGGCCATTTTCGAGAAAAACAGCCTGCAGAAGTCCGCTAACGACACCGGTTCGGCCGAGTCGCAGATTGCTCTGTTCACGACCCGCATCACGCACCTGACGGAGCACCTGAAAGTTAACAAGAAGGACTACTCGACCCGTCTGGGTCTGCTGAAGCTTGTTGGTAAGCGTCGCCGGATGCTGGACTACCTCCAGCACCGCGAAATCAACCGCTACCGCGCCATCATCAAGGAACTGGGCATTCGCAAGTAA